One Candidatus Nitronauta litoralis genomic window, AAGCGTTTATTAATAAGAGAGAATTGCTATGTCTGGTCATTCCAAGTGGTCCACAATCAAGCACAAGAAAGCCGCAACAGACGCCAAGCGCGGTAAAATTTTCACCAAACTCATCAAGGAAATTACAGTCGCCGCTCGGCTGGGTGGCGGAGATCCTGAGGGAAATCCACGGTTGCGGCAGGCTCTGGCAACAGCAAAAGCTGCCAATATGCCGGGAGAAAACACCAACCGTGCCATCAAAAAAGGCACTGGTGAACTTGAAGGGGTCAATTACGAGGAAATCACATATGAAGGGTACGGACCCGGCGGTGTGGCCATCCTTATCGAGACGGTGACGGATAACAAAAACCGGACAGTCGGTGAAATCCGCGCCATTCTGGGAAAAAACGGTGGCAGCATGGGAGAAAACGGCTGTGTTGCCTGGATCTTCGAAAAAAAGGGGTTCTTTGTGGTGCCTGCCGAAGGCAAAACTGAAGACGAAATGATGGAAGTAGTGCTGGATGCCGGAGCGGAAGATTTACAGGTGGTCGACGATGTGTTTGAAATCACCTGTCCCTTGGAAAGCTTTGACCTTGTGCATAAGGCGCTTGAACAACAGGGCCTCAAAATGACAACTGCAGAACTAACTGCGCTTCCCAAAAACACAACTCCCGTAGACGAGGCAGCAGCACGGTCCAACCTCAAACTACTGGATCTGATCGACGATCACGACGATGTTCAAAAGGTTTATTCCAATCTGGAAATCCCGGATGATGTGATGGCAGTACTCGAAAAAGATTCCTGATTTTTCCACTGATCCCCTTTTACTGTCCCTCCATCTTCCTCATCCTCTCCGCCTGTCGGAGTTCCTCCTGCGAAATCGGCCCATGTCAGATTCCTCCCCAGATCGAATACTCGGTGTCGACCCCGGAAGTCTGGCAACAGGCATTGGCATTGTCGAGGCAAAAGGGAGCAAACTAAAGCTCATTCATACCGACACAATCAAAACCAACAGTAAACAACCTTTTGCTGATCGGTTGAAGACTATCCATGAAGGCGTGCAAGCGGTGATTGAGCAATTTGACCCGACGGCTCTCTCTCTGGAAGATATTTTCTTCGCAACCAACGCCAAATCGACTATCAAACTGGGGCAAACGCGTGGTGTAATCCTGCTGGCAGGAGCCCAATCAAATGTCGCAATCCACGAATACACTCCGCTTGAAGTAAAACAATCGATTGTCGGTTACGGTCGGGCCGATAAAAAACAGGTACAGGCGATGGTCATGCAGCTTCTGGGACTGAAATCGAAACCCGGTTCACTCGATGCTTCCGACGCACTGGCGGTGGCCATCTGCCACCTCAATAATTTTTCCACCAAAAAGAAACTGCAGCAGGCTGGAGCCTGACAGGTTGAGAAGTTTTGCAAAAATTAAAAGCCAAGGCGAGATTCTTCACTTCGTTCAGAATGACAGGCATGGAATATTTTGTGTCACCCTGAGCTTATTGAAATGCGACCTCTTTATTCACGATATTTGACACATAGTTCCTGGCAGACAGAAAACTGACTCAATATGATCGCTTTACTCAAAGGGACACTGATCGAAAAAACGCCGGAGGTCGTCATTGTCGACGCCGGTGGCGTGGGCTATGAAGTGTTCATCCCGCTATCCACCTTTTACGATTTACCGGCCCCCGGTGCCCCTGCCACCCTGCACATCCACACAAGACTGCGTGAAGACTCCTTGCGTCTGTTTGGATTCTTCAGCCTGCAGGAAAAACAGATCTTCGAAGTGTTGATCGGAATAAACAAAGTGGGTCCTAAACTGGCTCTCGCGATTTTATCAGGCCTGCCATTTCAGGAGTTGTGGGCGGCGGTGTCATCTAACGATGTGGCACGACTCAGCGCCATCCCGGGTGTCGGAAAGAAAACTGCCGAACGGCTCGCCCTGGAACTACGCGACAAACTGGCTGCACCTGTGGGCCAACAAGGGGAAGCCGCGCCTGTATCCAGCAATCCAATGAGGGACGATGCCCTGTCTGCTCTGATCAATCTTGGTTACAAGAAACCGGATGCG contains:
- a CDS encoding YebC/PmpR family DNA-binding transcriptional regulator; the protein is MSGHSKWSTIKHKKAATDAKRGKIFTKLIKEITVAARLGGGDPEGNPRLRQALATAKAANMPGENTNRAIKKGTGELEGVNYEEITYEGYGPGGVAILIETVTDNKNRTVGEIRAILGKNGGSMGENGCVAWIFEKKGFFVVPAEGKTEDEMMEVVLDAGAEDLQVVDDVFEITCPLESFDLVHKALEQQGLKMTTAELTALPKNTTPVDEAAARSNLKLLDLIDDHDDVQKVYSNLEIPDDVMAVLEKDS
- the ruvC gene encoding crossover junction endodeoxyribonuclease RuvC, which produces MSDSSPDRILGVDPGSLATGIGIVEAKGSKLKLIHTDTIKTNSKQPFADRLKTIHEGVQAVIEQFDPTALSLEDIFFATNAKSTIKLGQTRGVILLAGAQSNVAIHEYTPLEVKQSIVGYGRADKKQVQAMVMQLLGLKSKPGSLDASDALAVAICHLNNFSTKKKLQQAGA
- the ruvA gene encoding Holliday junction branch migration protein RuvA; translated protein: MIALLKGTLIEKTPEVVIVDAGGVGYEVFIPLSTFYDLPAPGAPATLHIHTRLREDSLRLFGFFSLQEKQIFEVLIGINKVGPKLALAILSGLPFQELWAAVSSNDVARLSAIPGVGKKTAERLALELRDKLAAPVGQQGEAAPVSSNPMRDDALSALINLGYKKPDAEKALDRLNEKGTTDSIETLIRDSLNLLSSDKRK